From the genome of Longispora fulva:
ACTACTTCCATCCGAGTGCCCTCGGTCAGGCCGAGCTCGCCCGGGTGACGAACGAGGCCGGGTACAGGTGGTAGAAAGTGGTATGACCTCCCACCCCCTCGCCGTCGACGAGGTAGTCGACATCTGCCGCGACCTGATCCGGATCGACACGACGAACACGGGCGACAACGACACGAGTGCGGGGGAGCGGGCGGCGGCCGAGTACGTGGCCGGGCTGCTCTCCGAGGTGGGGCTGGAGCCCCGGATCATCGAGAGCGCGCCGGGCCGGGCGAGCGTCGTGGCCCGGTTCGAGGGCTCCGACCCGACGAGGCCCGCGCTGCTCGTGCACGCGCACTTGGACGTGGTGCCGGCCGACGCGAGCGAGTGGTCGGTGCACCCGTTCAGCGGCGAGGTCAAGGACGGGTACGTCTGGGGCCGCGGGGCCGTGGACATGAAGGACTTCAACGCGATGCTGCTGGCCGTGGTGCGGCAGTGGAAGCGCGAGGGCGTCGTGCCGCCCCGCGACCTGGTGCTGGCGTTCCTCGCCGACGAGGAGGCCGGCTCGATGTACGGGTCGCAGTTCCTCGTCAACGAGCACGCCGACCTGTTCGAGGGCTGCACGGAGGCGGTCGGCGAGGTCGGCGGCTTCTCGGTGGACGCGGGCAACGATCTGCGGCTGTACCTGATCGAGACCGCCGAGAAGGGGCTCGACTGGTTGAAGATCACGGCGAGCGGCCGGCCGGGGCACGGTTCGATGATCCACCACGACAACGCCGTGGTCGCCCTCACCGAGGCCGTGACGAAGATCGGCCGGCACGAGTTCCCGGTCACGCTGACCCCGACGGTGCGCGACTTCCTGGAGCGGTCCAGCGAGGTGCTCGGCTTCGACTTCGACCCGGCCGACCCGGAGGCCGCGATCGCCAAGCTCGGCCCGGTGGCCCGGGTGATCGGCGCGACGCTGCGCAACACGGCGAACCCGACCCGCCTCGACGCCGGCTACAAGGACAACGTGATCCCGGGCCGGGCGTCGGCGACGATCGACTGCCGCAGCCTGCCGGGCCGGTCCGAGGAGCTGGAGGCCCAGCTGCGCGCGATCGTCGGGCCGGACATCGACATCGAGTACATCCACCGGCAGCCCGGGTTGGAGACGTCCTTCGACGGGGATCTCGTGGAGGCGATGGGTGCGGCACTGCGCGCGGTGGACCCGGGTGCCCGGCCGGTACCGTACATGCTGTCGGGTGGCACGGACGCGAAGGCGTTCGCGCGGCTCGGGATCCGGTGCTTCGGCTTCGCCCCGCTGCGGCTGCCGGCCGACCTGGACTTCACGGCGTTGTTCCACGGCATCGACGAGCGGGTCCCGGTCGACGGCCTGAAGTTCGGCGTGGATGTCCTGGACCGGTTCCTGCGGGCGAGTTGAGAAAACACCGCTTTCCGGGTACCGATGAAGTCTTGCCTGCTGACGTGAAGGAACACCCATGACCGACGACCGGCACACCGAACTCGAGGCCGCCCTGGAGTCCGTGATCGCGGCGGCCCGCGTGCACCTGGAGGCCGTGAAGGCCGCCGACGGCCGCCCCGACGACGACGCGGTGTGGTCGGCGTACGTGGCACTGAACAACGCCGCGGTCGCCTACGACGACGAGATGCTGTCCAGCTTCGGCGAGGTCACGCCGTGGGACGTGCAGCCCATCGACCCGGACGCCGCCGACGTGGAGTTCGCGTCGGTGACCGTCGACCGCGACGCGGAGCCGACCCTGATCGCGGTTCGCCAGCGCCGGGACTACCTGGTGCCGAACGCCGCGGCGCTGATGCGGGTCGCCCAGAAG
Proteins encoded in this window:
- a CDS encoding M20/M25/M40 family metallo-hydrolase — translated: MTSHPLAVDEVVDICRDLIRIDTTNTGDNDTSAGERAAAEYVAGLLSEVGLEPRIIESAPGRASVVARFEGSDPTRPALLVHAHLDVVPADASEWSVHPFSGEVKDGYVWGRGAVDMKDFNAMLLAVVRQWKREGVVPPRDLVLAFLADEEAGSMYGSQFLVNEHADLFEGCTEAVGEVGGFSVDAGNDLRLYLIETAEKGLDWLKITASGRPGHGSMIHHDNAVVALTEAVTKIGRHEFPVTLTPTVRDFLERSSEVLGFDFDPADPEAAIAKLGPVARVIGATLRNTANPTRLDAGYKDNVIPGRASATIDCRSLPGRSEELEAQLRAIVGPDIDIEYIHRQPGLETSFDGDLVEAMGAALRAVDPGARPVPYMLSGGTDAKAFARLGIRCFGFAPLRLPADLDFTALFHGIDERVPVDGLKFGVDVLDRFLRAS